The following coding sequences lie in one Paracidovorax avenae genomic window:
- a CDS encoding DJ-1/PfpI family protein: MSATAFRVDILAFDDVEALDLAGPYEVFTTAARMQARQQPGTPPLFDVRCVARPAAGGAVVRARAGLRIVPDGDFSGAALPDVLIVPGGVVDGAMGCPDTLAWIARAAAAARVTASVCTGAFLLAAAGVVREGAVTTHWEDVDDLRRQFPKLDVRTGVRWVQHGDAGRLFTSAGISAGIDLSLHLVERLAGRALAERTARQMDTPWHPEPQGVPHA, translated from the coding sequence ATGAGCGCCACGGCCTTCCGCGTGGACATCCTGGCGTTCGACGACGTGGAGGCGCTGGACCTGGCCGGCCCCTACGAAGTCTTCACCACCGCCGCACGCATGCAGGCGCGCCAGCAACCCGGCACACCACCGCTGTTCGACGTGCGCTGCGTGGCCCGCCCGGCCGCAGGCGGAGCCGTCGTGCGGGCGCGCGCAGGGCTGCGCATCGTGCCGGACGGCGATTTCAGCGGCGCGGCCCTGCCGGATGTGCTGATCGTGCCGGGCGGCGTGGTGGACGGCGCGATGGGCTGCCCCGACACCCTGGCCTGGATCGCGCGCGCCGCCGCGGCCGCCCGGGTGACGGCCTCGGTCTGCACGGGCGCCTTCCTGCTCGCGGCCGCGGGTGTGGTGCGCGAGGGTGCGGTCACCACGCACTGGGAGGATGTGGACGACCTGCGCAGGCAGTTCCCGAAGCTCGACGTGCGCACGGGCGTGCGCTGGGTTCAGCACGGCGATGCGGGCCGGCTGTTCACCTCGGCGGGCATCAGCGCCGGCATCGACCTGTCGCTGCACCTCGTGGAACGCCTTGCGGGGCGCGCGCTCGCCGAACGCACGGCCCGCCAGATGGACACACCCTGGCATCCCGAACCGCAAGGGGTACCGCACGCATGA
- a CDS encoding GlxA family transcriptional regulator gives MNGDRPGPIHVVFALLPHSLVLDWAGPAEALRIANQCLRAQGLPERFVLRFASPTPQSVTSVGAVLSGLEPLPTAWPAAAWVVLIGLPGAAIDVATAEARALLHWLRGLRPERGRLELLTICAGSVLAAHAGLLAGRRATTHHQHLAELQQVEPRCDVVANRVFVPDAPLYSSAGVTTGIDLVLHRIADECGPAIAAQVAQTMVVALRRGPHDPEFSPFLAHRDHLHPALHRVQDAVSQHPAGDWSVPAMAEVAHASPRHLTRLFIDHAGIAPLAWLRTIRLATAEAALNTGHTVTQAAALAGFSSDTQLRRAWHRFGRGGTPSGAARA, from the coding sequence ATGAACGGCGACCGGCCCGGCCCGATCCACGTCGTCTTCGCCTTGCTGCCCCACAGCCTGGTGCTGGACTGGGCCGGGCCCGCGGAAGCGCTGCGCATCGCCAACCAGTGCCTGCGCGCACAGGGGCTGCCCGAGCGCTTCGTGCTGCGCTTCGCGAGCCCCACGCCGCAGTCGGTCACATCGGTCGGCGCAGTGCTCAGCGGGCTGGAGCCCCTGCCCACGGCATGGCCTGCCGCCGCCTGGGTGGTGCTGATCGGCCTGCCCGGCGCGGCGATCGACGTGGCGACCGCAGAGGCCCGCGCGCTGCTGCACTGGCTGCGCGGCCTGCGGCCGGAACGCGGGCGGCTCGAGCTGCTGACCATCTGCGCGGGCTCGGTGCTCGCGGCCCATGCCGGGCTGCTCGCGGGCCGGCGCGCCACCACGCACCACCAGCACCTCGCTGAGCTGCAGCAGGTGGAACCGCGCTGCGACGTGGTGGCCAACCGGGTCTTCGTGCCGGACGCCCCGCTCTACAGCAGTGCGGGCGTCACCACCGGCATCGATCTCGTGCTGCACCGCATCGCGGACGAATGCGGCCCGGCCATCGCCGCGCAGGTGGCGCAGACCATGGTGGTAGCGCTGCGGCGCGGCCCCCACGACCCGGAGTTCTCGCCATTTCTCGCCCATCGCGACCACCTGCACCCGGCGCTCCACCGTGTGCAGGACGCGGTGTCGCAGCATCCGGCCGGCGACTGGAGCGTTCCGGCCATGGCCGAGGTCGCGCATGCCTCGCCCCGCCATCTCACCCGCCTGTTCATCGACCACGCGGGCATCGCCCCGCTGGCCTGGCTGCGGACCATCCGGCTGGCCACGGCCGAGGCGGCATTGAACACCGGCCACACAGTGACGCAGGCGGCGGCCCTGGCCGGCTTCAGTTCGGACACCCAGTTGCGGCGGGCATGGCACCGGTTCGGGCGCGGCGGCACGCCGTCCGGGGCGGCGCGCGCCTGA
- a CDS encoding DNA polymerase IV, whose protein sequence is MHPVSASPDTSAQPQAAAPASSAAPLPRRIAHLDMDAFYASVELLRYPQLKGLPAVIGGGRRSEDDALARAYAGRESEIPVEAFPLLRDYVGRGVITTATYPARQFGVGSAMGLMKAARLCPQAILLPVDFASYRRFSRMFKDVILSIAPVMEDRGVDEVYIDFTAVPGGQREGGRVLARLIQKSIFDATGLTCSIGVAPNKLIAKMASEFNKPNGISIVHEGDLQDAIWPLACRKINGIGPKADAKLQSYGIHTIGDLAARPRDWLVQTFGKAYGAWLHEAAWGRDDRAVVTESEPVSMSRETTFDRDLHAVRDRAELGRIFTDLCERVAEDLRRKGYVGKTIGIKLRYDDFKIATRDQTIAAHTRDAAAIRRAAGECLKRVPLDKRLRLLGVRVGNLLTEEEAREAEAAARMPETGRLFDD, encoded by the coding sequence ATGCATCCCGTGAGCGCATCCCCTGACACGTCAGCGCAGCCGCAGGCCGCGGCCCCTGCCAGCAGCGCGGCGCCCCTGCCGCGCCGCATCGCGCACCTGGACATGGATGCCTTCTACGCCTCGGTCGAGCTGCTGCGCTATCCGCAGCTCAAGGGCCTGCCGGCCGTCATCGGCGGTGGCCGCCGCAGCGAGGACGACGCGCTCGCCCGGGCCTATGCCGGGCGTGAATCCGAAATCCCCGTGGAGGCCTTCCCGCTGCTGCGCGACTACGTGGGCCGCGGCGTGATCACCACCGCGACCTACCCGGCCCGGCAGTTCGGCGTGGGCTCGGCCATGGGCCTGATGAAGGCGGCGCGGCTGTGCCCGCAGGCCATTCTGCTGCCGGTGGATTTCGCGTCCTACCGGCGCTTCTCGCGCATGTTCAAGGACGTGATCCTCTCCATCGCCCCCGTCATGGAAGACCGCGGCGTGGACGAGGTGTACATCGACTTCACCGCGGTGCCCGGCGGCCAGCGCGAAGGCGGGCGGGTGCTCGCGCGGCTCATCCAGAAAAGCATCTTCGACGCCACGGGCCTGACCTGCTCGATCGGTGTCGCGCCCAACAAGCTCATCGCCAAGATGGCGAGCGAATTCAACAAGCCCAACGGCATCTCGATCGTGCACGAGGGCGACCTGCAGGATGCCATCTGGCCGCTGGCCTGCCGCAAGATCAACGGCATCGGCCCGAAGGCGGATGCGAAGCTGCAGTCGTACGGCATCCACACCATCGGCGACCTCGCGGCCCGGCCGCGCGACTGGCTGGTGCAGACTTTCGGCAAGGCCTATGGCGCCTGGCTGCACGAGGCCGCCTGGGGGCGCGACGACCGGGCCGTGGTGACCGAGAGCGAGCCTGTCTCCATGAGCCGCGAGACCACCTTCGACCGCGACCTGCATGCCGTGCGCGACCGCGCGGAACTCGGCCGCATCTTTACCGACCTGTGCGAGCGCGTGGCCGAGGACCTGCGCCGCAAGGGCTACGTGGGCAAGACCATCGGCATCAAGCTGCGCTATGACGACTTCAAGATCGCCACGCGCGACCAGACCATCGCCGCCCACACGCGGGACGCCGCTGCCATCCGGCGCGCGGCGGGCGAATGCCTCAAGCGCGTGCCGCTGGACAAGCGACTGCGGCTGCTCGGCGTGCGCGTGGGCAACCTGCTCACGGAAGAGGAGGCGCGCGAGGCCGAGGCGGCGGCCCGCATGCCGGAGACGGGGCGGCTCTTCGACGACTGA
- a CDS encoding group 1 truncated hemoglobin: protein MTFLRYAVAAGAAFLACGGLPGALVPAHAQDAPPTQAPLIPPPVPRQPVDTSVLPAPAGLYEALGGRERIARVVDRLIDAAIVHPQIGPIFKGVRPRALKDSIAAQLCVVAGGPCEYEGVSMKDAHADLRIRRSDFNVLVELLQDAMDAEGIAFAQQSRLLALLAPMHRDIITVR from the coding sequence ATGACCTTCCTCCGGTACGCCGTGGCCGCCGGTGCGGCCTTTCTCGCCTGCGGCGGCCTGCCGGGCGCCTTGGTGCCGGCCCATGCGCAGGACGCGCCGCCCACCCAGGCCCCCCTCATTCCGCCACCGGTCCCGCGCCAGCCGGTCGATACCTCGGTGCTGCCGGCGCCCGCCGGCCTCTACGAAGCGCTGGGCGGGCGCGAGCGCATCGCCCGCGTGGTGGACCGGCTCATCGATGCCGCCATCGTGCATCCGCAGATCGGCCCGATCTTCAAGGGGGTTCGCCCGCGGGCGCTCAAGGACAGCATTGCCGCGCAGCTGTGCGTGGTGGCCGGCGGCCCCTGCGAATACGAAGGCGTGAGCATGAAGGACGCCCATGCCGACCTGCGCATCCGCCGGAGCGATTTCAACGTGCTGGTGGAACTGCTGCAGGACGCCATGGATGCCGAGGGCATTGCCTTCGCGCAGCAGAGCCGGCTGCTGGCGCTCCTGGCCCCCATGCACCGCGACATCATCACCGTCCGCTGA
- a CDS encoding DUF3034 family protein: MRFRRRLAMRTFRAPVLAMLGMALSAPGGADTGKLPLTGGVSSISGAAGGGLTPWAVIGTNATEGEIGVSAFATRLRTRDYGLTSSGLALGLYDRVELSVARQDFGAAPASALNAVAPFGVEPDLHLKMDIIGAKVRLAGDAILDTDSPMPQISVGVEHKRLHPASAGSVIQFLGADTEGTDVYVSATKLLLDRNLLVHATLRSTNANQNGLLGFGGRGPARSGRSLQPEFSVAYLLRRDLAVGAEWRFKPDNLRALGHAAGLGDALREDDWRDIFVVWVPSKHLSVTLAYVDLGRVVPGVTAYRRQRGAYLSLQAAY, from the coding sequence ATGAGGTTTCGTCGCAGGCTTGCGATGCGGACATTCCGCGCGCCCGTGCTGGCCATGCTCGGCATGGCGCTGTCCGCCCCCGGCGGTGCGGACACAGGCAAGCTGCCGCTCACAGGCGGCGTGAGTTCCATCTCCGGCGCCGCAGGCGGAGGGCTCACGCCCTGGGCCGTGATCGGCACCAACGCGACGGAAGGCGAGATCGGCGTGAGCGCCTTCGCCACGCGGTTGCGCACGCGGGACTACGGCCTGACCAGCTCGGGCCTCGCGCTCGGCCTGTACGACCGGGTGGAGCTGTCCGTGGCGCGCCAGGATTTCGGCGCGGCGCCCGCCTCCGCGCTCAATGCGGTCGCGCCGTTCGGCGTGGAGCCCGACCTGCACCTCAAGATGGACATCATCGGTGCCAAGGTGCGCCTGGCCGGCGACGCCATCCTCGACACCGATTCGCCCATGCCGCAGATTTCCGTGGGAGTGGAGCACAAGCGGCTGCACCCGGCGTCCGCGGGCAGCGTGATCCAGTTCCTCGGCGCGGACACCGAGGGCACGGATGTCTATGTGAGCGCCACCAAGCTGCTGCTCGACCGCAACCTGCTGGTGCACGCCACGCTGCGCTCCACCAACGCCAACCAGAACGGCCTGCTGGGTTTCGGTGGCCGCGGGCCGGCCAGGTCGGGGCGCTCGCTGCAGCCGGAGTTCTCCGTGGCGTATCTGCTGCGCCGCGACCTGGCGGTGGGCGCGGAATGGCGCTTCAAGCCCGACAACCTGCGGGCGCTGGGCCACGCCGCGGGGCTCGGCGATGCGCTGCGCGAGGATGACTGGCGCGACATCTTCGTGGTCTGGGTGCCCAGCAAGCATCTCTCCGTCACGCTGGCCTATGTCGATCTGGGCCGCGTCGTGCCCGGCGTGACCGCCTACCGGCGCCAGCGCGGGGCCTACCTGTCGCTGCAGGCGGCCTACTGA
- a CDS encoding DUF3455 domain-containing protein: MRIHLPLAIVATLGLAACSHMGGSPMATFSQASLPAAVQVPAGHKVALETVGKGEITYECRAKKDMPGDFEWAFVGPDAKLWDRKGATVGRYWGPPATWESSDGSKVTATQVAVAPAGTGNIPLQLVKANPATGMGAMQGVAYIQRVATQGGVAPAMPCAAGNAGQKQIVKYQADYIFWRAA, translated from the coding sequence ATGCGAATCCATCTTCCCCTCGCGATCGTCGCCACCCTGGGCCTGGCGGCCTGCAGCCACATGGGAGGCTCCCCCATGGCAACGTTCTCCCAGGCGTCCCTGCCCGCGGCGGTGCAGGTGCCCGCCGGCCACAAGGTCGCCCTGGAAACCGTGGGCAAGGGAGAAATCACGTACGAATGCCGCGCCAAAAAGGACATGCCGGGCGACTTCGAATGGGCGTTCGTCGGCCCGGACGCGAAGCTCTGGGACCGCAAGGGCGCGACGGTGGGACGCTACTGGGGCCCGCCCGCCACCTGGGAAAGCAGCGACGGCTCCAAGGTGACCGCCACGCAGGTGGCCGTGGCGCCCGCCGGCACCGGCAACATCCCGCTGCAACTGGTCAAGGCGAACCCCGCCACGGGCATGGGGGCGATGCAGGGCGTGGCCTACATCCAGCGCGTGGCGACCCAGGGCGGCGTGGCGCCGGCCATGCCCTGCGCGGCGGGCAACGCCGGGCAGAAGCAGATCGTGAAGTATCAGGCCGACTACATCTTCTGGCGCGCCGCCTGA
- a CDS encoding methyl-accepting chemotaxis protein has product MTHWIGNLKFSRKFVLIGCIAFAMFLLPTTLLMRSTLADVQTALQERRGLAPARELLKLLQLTQQHRGLSASMLGGTESAAAPRQAKQAEVEASFGRAKQTLAGLGDNTLGQRLDSIQGDWNTLASGVAGKTLRGADSNRLHVALIERVLGLIDDVANSSGLARDTDIRTHYLQKAVLGQLPQLTESLGQMRARGALVLARGEVAPEERARIESLSDRVRKYYGDARKALELAAGGSLPPSVEKARDAALAAAQEGFKLADDSIVKADVLSMPSTDWVARMTRIIDTQFELVAASFDVLEQSLDDQIAQMRENMLVLGVVLAALAAAALWIMAMVTRATTRSIGEAVRIAEAVADGDLTTQVEPQGRDEVARLLHALAAMTRKLGTVVGTVRLNAENVASASVQIAQGNTDLSQRTESQASSLEETAASMEELGSTVRQNADNARQADQLARSAAGVAAQGGTVVQQVVETMRGIHTSSARIGDIIGVIDGIAFQTNILALNAAVEAARAGEQGRGFAVVAGEVRSLAQRSASAAKEIKELITASVAQVQSGTALVDQAGSTMTEIVDSIRKVSDIVGEITSATVEQSEGVAQVGEAVSQMDNATQQNAALVEESAAAASSLKSQAQQLVDTVAMFRLNAGA; this is encoded by the coding sequence ATGACCCACTGGATCGGCAACCTGAAGTTCTCACGCAAGTTCGTGCTGATCGGCTGCATCGCCTTCGCGATGTTCCTGCTGCCCACCACCCTGCTGATGCGCAGTACCCTGGCCGATGTCCAGACGGCCCTGCAGGAGCGCAGGGGCCTCGCCCCGGCGCGGGAACTCCTCAAGCTGCTGCAGCTGACGCAGCAGCACCGGGGACTGTCCGCCTCCATGCTCGGCGGTACGGAATCGGCCGCTGCGCCGCGGCAGGCCAAGCAGGCGGAGGTCGAGGCTTCCTTCGGCCGCGCGAAGCAGACCCTCGCGGGGCTGGGCGACAACACCCTGGGCCAGCGGCTCGACAGCATCCAGGGCGACTGGAACACGCTGGCTTCCGGCGTGGCGGGCAAGACCCTGCGCGGCGCGGACAGCAACCGGCTGCACGTGGCGCTCATCGAGCGGGTGCTCGGGCTCATCGACGACGTGGCCAACAGCTCCGGACTCGCCCGCGACACCGACATCCGCACCCACTACCTGCAGAAGGCCGTCCTCGGGCAGCTGCCGCAGCTGACGGAGTCGCTGGGCCAGATGCGGGCGCGCGGCGCGCTGGTGCTGGCCCGTGGCGAAGTGGCCCCGGAAGAGCGGGCACGCATCGAGTCCCTTTCCGACCGCGTGCGCAAGTACTACGGCGATGCCCGCAAGGCGCTCGAACTGGCGGCCGGCGGCAGCCTCCCGCCCTCCGTCGAAAAGGCCCGGGACGCGGCGCTGGCCGCGGCCCAGGAAGGGTTCAAGCTGGCCGACGACAGCATCGTGAAGGCCGACGTGCTGAGCATGCCGTCCACCGACTGGGTCGCGCGCATGACCCGCATCATCGACACCCAGTTCGAACTGGTGGCCGCGTCGTTCGACGTGCTGGAACAATCGCTGGACGACCAGATCGCGCAGATGCGCGAGAACATGCTGGTGCTGGGCGTGGTGCTGGCGGCGCTGGCGGCGGCGGCGCTCTGGATCATGGCCATGGTCACCCGCGCCACCACGCGGTCCATCGGCGAGGCCGTGCGGATCGCCGAGGCCGTGGCGGACGGCGACCTGACCACGCAGGTCGAGCCCCAGGGCCGGGACGAGGTGGCCCGGCTGCTGCACGCGCTGGCCGCCATGACCCGCAAGCTCGGCACGGTGGTGGGCACGGTGCGGCTCAATGCCGAGAACGTCGCCAGCGCCAGCGTGCAGATCGCGCAGGGCAACACCGACCTGAGCCAGCGCACCGAAAGCCAGGCCAGCTCACTGGAGGAGACGGCCGCGTCCATGGAAGAGCTGGGCTCCACCGTCCGGCAGAATGCGGACAACGCGCGGCAGGCGGACCAGCTCGCGCGCAGCGCGGCCGGCGTGGCCGCGCAGGGCGGTACCGTGGTCCAGCAGGTGGTGGAGACGATGCGCGGCATCCATACCAGCTCGGCGCGCATCGGCGACATCATCGGCGTGATCGACGGCATCGCGTTCCAGACCAACATCCTGGCGCTGAACGCGGCGGTGGAGGCGGCGCGTGCGGGTGAGCAGGGCCGCGGCTTCGCGGTGGTCGCGGGCGAGGTGCGCAGCCTCGCGCAGCGCAGCGCCAGCGCCGCCAAGGAGATCAAGGAACTGATCACGGCCAGCGTCGCCCAGGTGCAGAGCGGCACGGCGCTGGTGGATCAGGCCGGATCCACCATGACCGAGATCGTGGATTCGATCCGCAAGGTGAGCGACATCGTGGGAGAGATCACTTCCGCCACCGTGGAGCAGAGCGAGGGCGTGGCCCAGGTGGGCGAGGCCGTGAGCCAGATGGACAACGCCACCCAGCAGAACGCGGCGCTGGTGGAGGAAAGTGCCGCGGCCGCGAGCAGCCTCAAGTCGCAGGCCCAGCAACTGGTCGATACCGTGGCCATGTTCCGGCTGAACGCCGGGGCCTGA